From a single Mycolicibacterium mengxianglii genomic region:
- the inhA gene encoding NADH-dependent enoyl-ACP reductase InhA, protein MTGFLEGKRILVTGIITDASIAFHIAKVAQEAGAELVLTGFDRMKLVRRIADRLPNPAPLLELDVQNEEHLATLADRVTEVIGAGNKLDGVVHSIGFMPQTGMGINPFFDAPYEDVAKGIHISAYSYASLAKAVLPIMNAGGGIVGMDFDPTRAMPAYNWMTVAKSALESVNRFVAREAGKVGVRSNLVAAGPIRTLAMSAIVGGALGDEAGAQMQLLEEGWDQRAPLGWNMKDPTPVAKTVCALMSDWLPATTGTVIYADGGASTQLL, encoded by the coding sequence ATGACAGGCTTTCTCGAAGGCAAGCGCATCCTCGTCACGGGGATCATCACCGACGCTTCCATCGCGTTCCACATCGCCAAGGTCGCCCAGGAGGCGGGTGCGGAACTGGTGCTCACCGGATTCGACCGGATGAAACTGGTCCGGCGCATCGCCGACCGGCTGCCGAATCCGGCGCCGCTGTTGGAGCTCGACGTGCAGAACGAAGAGCATCTCGCCACGCTCGCCGACCGGGTCACCGAGGTCATCGGGGCCGGTAACAAGCTCGACGGGGTGGTGCACTCGATCGGCTTCATGCCGCAGACCGGAATGGGTATCAATCCGTTCTTCGACGCCCCCTACGAGGATGTCGCCAAGGGGATCCACATCTCGGCCTACTCGTACGCCTCACTGGCCAAGGCGGTGCTGCCGATCATGAACGCCGGTGGCGGCATCGTCGGCATGGATTTCGACCCGACCCGGGCGATGCCGGCCTACAACTGGATGACGGTCGCCAAGAGCGCCCTGGAGTCGGTCAACCGCTTCGTCGCACGGGAGGCAGGCAAGGTTGGCGTGCGGTCCAATCTCGTTGCGGCAGGACCGATCCGGACGTTGGCGATGAGCGCCATCGTCGGTGGTGCGCTCGGTGACGAGGCCGGTGCCCAGATGCAGCTGCTCGAAGAGGGCTGGGATCAGCGCGCCCCGTTGGGCTGGAACATGAAAGACCCGACGCCGGTGGCGAAGACGGTCTGCGCCCTGATGTCGGACTGGCTGCCCGCCACCACCGGCACGGTCATCTACGCCGACGGCGGCGCCAGCACCCAGTTGCTCTGA
- the fabG1 gene encoding 3-oxoacyl-ACP reductase FabG1, protein MTDAPPSNAIADPVAENGGGRPPFIARSVLVTGGNRGIGLAIAQRLAADGHKVAVTHRGSGAPDGLFGVECDVTDNDAVDRAFTEVEEHQGPVEVLVSNAGISADAFLMRMTEERFEKVIDANLTGAFRAAQRASRSMQRKRFGRMIFVGSVSGTWGIGNQANYAASKAGLIGMARSISRELSKAGVTANVVAPGYIDTEMTRALDERIQQGALEFIPAKRVGTAEEVAGVVSFLASEDASYISGAVIPVDGGMGMGH, encoded by the coding sequence ATGACCGACGCCCCTCCAAGCAACGCCATAGCTGACCCGGTAGCCGAGAACGGCGGCGGCCGACCGCCGTTCATCGCCCGATCCGTACTGGTCACCGGAGGTAATCGCGGCATCGGCCTGGCGATCGCGCAGCGACTGGCCGCCGACGGACACAAGGTGGCCGTCACCCACCGCGGATCCGGCGCACCCGACGGGCTGTTCGGCGTGGAGTGTGACGTCACCGACAACGATGCCGTCGATCGGGCCTTCACCGAGGTCGAAGAGCACCAGGGCCCGGTTGAGGTGCTGGTGTCCAACGCCGGCATCTCCGCCGACGCATTCCTGATGCGGATGACCGAGGAGCGGTTCGAGAAGGTCATCGACGCCAACCTGACCGGGGCGTTCCGGGCGGCGCAGCGGGCCTCACGCAGTATGCAGCGCAAGCGATTCGGCCGGATGATCTTCGTGGGCTCGGTCTCCGGCACCTGGGGCATCGGCAACCAGGCCAACTACGCCGCCTCCAAGGCCGGCCTGATCGGCATGGCCCGCTCGATCTCCCGGGAACTGTCCAAGGCCGGCGTCACCGCCAATGTGGTGGCACCGGGTTACATCGACACCGAGATGACGCGCGCGTTGGACGAGCGGATCCAACAGGGGGCGCTGGAGTTCATCCCGGCGAAGCGGGTCGGCACCGCCGAGGAAGTCGCCGGAGTGGTCAGCTTCCTGGCGTCCGAGGATGCCAGCTACATCTCCGGTGCGGTGATACCGGTTGATGGCGGTATGGGCATGGGCCACTAA
- a CDS encoding VWA domain-containing protein — protein MTLPLLGPMSLSGFEHPWFFLFFLAILGLIALYVVVQRARQSRVLRFANMELLETVAPKRPTRWRHVPAILLIASLTLLTIAMAGPTHDVRIPRNRAVVMLVIDVSQSMRATDVAPSRLAAAQEAAKQFADQLTPGINLGLIAYAGTATVLTSPTTNREATKNAIDKLQLADRTATGEGIFTALQSIATVGAVIGGGDEPPPARVVLMSDGKETVPSNPDNPKGAYTAARTAKDQGVPISTVSFGTPYGYVEINDQRQPVPVDDEMLKKIADLSGGSAYTASSLEQLKEVFTSLQEQIGYETIKGDASVGWLRLGALALAAAALASLLINRRLPG, from the coding sequence ATGACGTTGCCGCTGCTCGGGCCGATGTCGCTGTCCGGCTTCGAACATCCCTGGTTCTTCCTGTTCTTCCTGGCGATCCTGGGGTTGATCGCGCTCTACGTGGTGGTCCAGCGGGCCAGGCAGAGCCGGGTGCTGCGCTTCGCCAACATGGAGCTGCTGGAGACGGTCGCGCCGAAGCGGCCCACCCGTTGGCGCCATGTGCCGGCGATTCTGTTGATCGCGTCGTTGACGCTGCTGACCATCGCGATGGCCGGGCCCACCCACGATGTGCGCATCCCGCGTAACCGCGCGGTGGTGATGCTGGTGATCGACGTGTCGCAGTCCATGCGGGCCACCGACGTCGCACCGAGCCGACTGGCCGCCGCGCAGGAAGCCGCCAAGCAGTTCGCCGACCAGCTGACACCCGGTATCAACCTCGGCCTGATCGCCTACGCCGGCACCGCGACCGTGCTCACGTCTCCGACCACCAACCGCGAGGCCACCAAGAACGCGATCGACAAGCTGCAGCTGGCCGACCGCACCGCTACCGGTGAGGGCATCTTCACCGCTCTGCAGTCCATCGCCACGGTCGGCGCTGTCATCGGCGGCGGGGATGAGCCGCCGCCGGCGCGGGTGGTGCTGATGTCCGACGGAAAGGAGACCGTCCCGTCGAACCCGGACAACCCCAAGGGCGCCTACACCGCGGCGCGTACCGCCAAGGATCAGGGGGTGCCGATCTCCACGGTGTCCTTCGGTACCCCGTACGGCTACGTCGAGATCAACGATCAGCGCCAACCGGTGCCGGTTGACGACGAGATGCTCAAGAAGATCGCCGACCTCTCCGGCGGCAGCGCGTACACGGCGTCGAGCCTGGAGCAGCTCAAGGAGGTGTTCACCTCGCTACAGGAGCAGATCGGCTACGAGACCATCAAGGGCGACGCCAGCGTGGGGTGGCTGCGGCTGGGGGCACTGGCACTGGCGGCCGCGGCACTGGCCTCGCTCCTGATCAACCGCCGCCTGCCGGGCTAG
- a CDS encoding DUF58 domain-containing protein, translating to MSQANPAHPPSFARGEIGDPKLAAALRTLELTVKRKLDGVLHGDHLGLIPGPGSEPGDSRMYQPGDDVRRMDWSVTARTQVPHVRQMIADRELETWLVVDMSASLDFGTTGCEKRDLAVAAAAAITYLNSGGGNRTGAIIANGDSIIRVPALSGRAHEQSMLRTIATAPRAPQGVRGDLAAAIDALRRPERRRGMAVVISDFLGPVNWMRPLRAIAARHEVLGVEVLDPRDVELPDVGDVILQDTESGVTREFTIDAQLRDDFAQAATAHRAEVARTMRRCGAPLLTLRTDRDWIADIVRFVASRRRGALAGL from the coding sequence GTGAGCCAGGCGAACCCGGCCCATCCGCCGTCATTCGCGCGCGGTGAGATCGGCGACCCGAAACTCGCGGCGGCGCTGCGCACGCTCGAGCTGACCGTCAAGCGCAAGCTCGACGGCGTCCTGCACGGCGACCATCTGGGCCTGATCCCGGGGCCGGGTTCCGAGCCGGGTGACTCGCGGATGTACCAACCGGGCGACGACGTCCGCCGGATGGACTGGTCGGTGACCGCCCGCACCCAGGTGCCGCACGTGCGGCAGATGATCGCCGACCGGGAGCTGGAGACCTGGCTGGTGGTCGACATGTCGGCCAGCCTGGATTTCGGTACCACCGGGTGCGAGAAACGGGATCTGGCGGTCGCGGCCGCCGCGGCGATCACCTATCTCAACAGCGGGGGTGGCAACCGAACCGGCGCGATCATCGCCAACGGTGACAGCATCATCCGGGTGCCCGCACTTTCGGGCCGTGCCCACGAACAGAGCATGCTGCGAACCATCGCCACCGCCCCGCGGGCACCCCAAGGAGTGCGCGGGGATCTGGCGGCGGCCATCGATGCGCTGCGCCGGCCCGAACGTCGCCGGGGGATGGCGGTCGTGATCAGCGATTTCCTGGGACCCGTGAACTGGATGCGCCCGCTGCGCGCCATCGCCGCCCGCCACGAAGTCCTCGGTGTCGAGGTCCTCGACCCCCGCGATGTCGAGCTACCCGACGTCGGTGACGTGATCCTGCAGGACACCGAATCCGGTGTCACCCGCGAATTCACCATCGACGCCCAGCTGCGCGACGACTTCGCCCAGGCTGCCACCGCTCACCGCGCCGAAGTGGCACGCACCATGCGTCGCTGCGGAGCGCCGCTGCTCACCCTGCGCACCGACCGGGACTGGATCGCCGACATCGTGCGCTTCGTCGCCTCCCGGCGGCGTGGCGCCCTGGCCGGGCTGTAA
- the moxR1 gene encoding chaperone MoxR1, translating into MTSPGGSPNYTPGNAPGAHAAPPSSGAPAPAGQPSGAPNGLAAEVHTLERAIFEVKRIIVGQDQLVERILVGLLAKGHVLLEGVPGVAKTLAVETFAKVVGGTFARIQFTPDLVPTDIIGTRIYRQGREEFDIELGPVVVNFLLADEINRAPAKVQSALLEVMAERKISIGGKTYPLPKPFLVMATQNPIENEGVYPLPEAQRDRFLFKINVDYPTPEEEREIIYRMGVTPPTPKGILNPGDLLRLQDLAANNFVHHALVDYVVRVITATRHPEQFGLADVKSWIAFGASPRASLGIIAAARALALVRGRDYVIPQDVIEVIPDVLRHRLVLTYDALADEISAETVINRILQTVALPQVNAVPQQGHTVPPVMPAQAQVAAGGR; encoded by the coding sequence ATGACGTCACCAGGTGGGTCGCCCAACTACACGCCGGGAAATGCGCCCGGCGCTCATGCGGCCCCGCCGTCGAGTGGTGCACCTGCGCCCGCCGGCCAGCCGTCGGGCGCACCGAACGGATTGGCCGCCGAGGTACACACCCTCGAGCGGGCGATCTTCGAGGTCAAGCGCATCATCGTCGGCCAGGACCAGCTGGTCGAACGCATCCTGGTCGGCCTGCTGGCCAAGGGGCACGTCCTACTCGAAGGCGTCCCGGGTGTCGCCAAGACGCTGGCCGTCGAGACGTTCGCCAAAGTGGTCGGCGGCACCTTCGCCCGCATCCAGTTCACCCCGGACCTGGTGCCCACCGACATCATCGGTACCCGCATCTACCGGCAGGGCCGCGAGGAGTTCGACATCGAACTCGGACCCGTCGTGGTCAACTTCCTGCTCGCCGACGAGATCAACCGCGCACCGGCCAAGGTGCAGTCGGCGCTGTTGGAGGTCATGGCCGAGCGCAAGATCTCCATCGGCGGCAAGACCTACCCGCTGCCCAAGCCGTTCCTGGTGATGGCCACCCAGAACCCGATCGAGAACGAGGGCGTCTACCCGCTGCCCGAAGCGCAGCGCGACCGCTTCCTGTTCAAGATCAACGTCGACTACCCCACTCCGGAGGAGGAGCGCGAGATCATCTACCGGATGGGCGTCACCCCGCCCACGCCGAAGGGCATCCTCAACCCCGGCGACCTCCTGCGCCTGCAGGACCTGGCGGCCAACAACTTCGTCCACCACGCGCTGGTCGACTACGTGGTCCGGGTCATCACCGCGACCCGCCACCCTGAGCAGTTCGGGCTCGCCGACGTCAAGTCCTGGATCGCCTTCGGCGCCTCGCCGCGTGCCTCCCTGGGCATCATCGCCGCCGCCCGCGCCCTGGCGCTGGTCCGCGGCCGCGATTACGTGATCCCGCAGGACGTCATCGAGGTCATCCCCGATGTCCTGCGGCACCGTCTGGTGCTCACCTATGACGCGCTGGCCGACGAGATCTCCGCCGAGACGGTGATCAACCGGATTCTGCAGACCGTCGCGCTTCCCCAGGTGAATGCCGTTCCGCAACAAGGGCATACGGTGCCCCCGGTGATGCCCGCTCAGGCGCAAGTGGCGGCTGGCGGTCGGTGA
- the ripB gene encoding NlpC/P60 family peptidoglycan endopeptidase RipB, producing MRHKLFRYLRPFLAVMVTIPLLVGLAMPAAAEPDAGQWDPTLPKLLSAGAPGDPLAIANASLAVTAQATQATMDMGRSFLAKLGIGGSPATVAPGRVRGPQAIEYVIRRGASQMGVPYSWGGGKPTGPSTGIDSGAGTVGFDCSGFTQFSFAGVGVLIPKYSGDQYNTGRKVPQSQAKRGDLLFWGPGGSQHVAIFLGNGQMLEASGSAGKVTVSPLRTAGLQPYLARIIES from the coding sequence ATGCGCCACAAGCTGTTTCGCTACCTCCGGCCGTTCCTGGCAGTGATGGTGACGATCCCGCTGCTGGTGGGTCTGGCCATGCCGGCAGCAGCCGAGCCTGATGCGGGTCAGTGGGATCCCACCCTGCCCAAGCTGCTCAGCGCCGGGGCCCCCGGCGACCCGCTGGCCATCGCCAACGCCTCCCTGGCGGTCACCGCCCAGGCGACCCAGGCAACCATGGACATGGGCCGCAGTTTCCTGGCGAAACTCGGGATCGGCGGCAGCCCGGCCACGGTCGCCCCGGGACGGGTCCGCGGGCCGCAGGCCATCGAGTACGTCATCCGCCGCGGCGCCAGCCAGATGGGTGTGCCGTATTCCTGGGGTGGCGGCAAGCCGACCGGGCCGAGCACGGGTATCGACTCGGGTGCGGGCACCGTGGGCTTCGACTGCTCGGGTTTCACCCAGTTCTCGTTCGCCGGCGTAGGGGTGCTCATCCCCAAGTACTCGGGGGACCAGTACAACACCGGCCGCAAGGTGCCGCAGTCCCAGGCCAAGCGCGGTGACCTGCTGTTCTGGGGGCCCGGCGGCAGCCAGCACGTGGCGATCTTCCTGGGCAACGGTCAGATGCTGGAAGCCTCCGGCAGCGCAGGCAAGGTCACGGTGAGCCCCCTGCGCACCGCCGGGTTGCAGCCCTATCTGGCCCGCATCATCGAGTCGTAG
- the ripA gene encoding NlpC/P60 family peptidoglycan endopeptidase RipA translates to MRPIHGASPLLTLALLLSTPGLALAEPPAPSSLAALIADVADANQQLQDLGAAVQSQQEGVNKAIVEVQTARDNVTAAQRELDLSQQAVHDADDAIAAAQHKFDEFAVASYLNGPSVSYLTAVDPGEILANAATEHTLALSSQKVMADLQRARTEQLNKESQARAAKLKADEAAGAAQSTQDQAVAALSTAQGQFADQRAEIQRLAAERDAAQAKLNEARAMAAPTPATAGTTPAARPQSAATGPAGPAADWDRAPAGAAAPPFGDTSQWDTTLPMVPSAFVSGDPIAIINAVLQISATSAQITADLGRGFLEKLGILKPADTGITNGAIPRVYGRQASEYVIKRAMSQMGVPYSWGGGNAAGPSRGIDSGAGTTGFDCSGLVLYAFAGVGIKLPHYSGSQYNMGRKIPSSQMRRGDVIFYGPGGSQHVTIYLGDGQMLEAPYTGSQVKISPVRTSGMTPSVVRYIEY, encoded by the coding sequence ATGAGACCCATCCACGGCGCATCTCCATTGCTGACGCTGGCATTACTGCTCAGCACGCCCGGGCTGGCGCTCGCTGAACCGCCCGCTCCCAGCAGCCTGGCCGCGCTCATCGCAGACGTCGCCGACGCCAATCAGCAGCTGCAGGATCTCGGCGCCGCCGTGCAGAGCCAGCAGGAGGGTGTCAACAAGGCCATCGTCGAGGTGCAGACGGCACGGGACAACGTCACCGCCGCCCAACGCGAACTCGACCTCAGTCAGCAGGCAGTGCACGACGCCGACGACGCGATCGCCGCTGCGCAACACAAGTTCGACGAATTCGCCGTCGCCTCCTACCTCAACGGCCCGTCGGTGTCGTATCTGACCGCCGTCGATCCGGGTGAGATCCTGGCGAACGCCGCGACCGAGCACACGCTGGCGCTGAGCTCGCAGAAGGTGATGGCCGATCTGCAGCGGGCGCGTACCGAACAGCTCAACAAGGAGTCCCAGGCCCGCGCGGCGAAACTGAAGGCCGACGAGGCCGCCGGCGCCGCCCAGTCCACCCAGGACCAGGCCGTCGCCGCGCTGTCCACGGCGCAGGGACAGTTCGCCGATCAGCGGGCCGAGATCCAGCGCCTGGCCGCCGAGCGTGATGCCGCCCAGGCCAAACTGAACGAAGCCCGGGCGATGGCCGCGCCCACCCCTGCCACTGCGGGTACCACCCCGGCGGCCCGACCACAGTCCGCGGCCACCGGGCCCGCCGGGCCGGCTGCCGACTGGGATCGCGCCCCGGCCGGCGCCGCAGCTCCGCCTTTCGGCGACACCAGCCAGTGGGACACCACGCTGCCGATGGTGCCCAGCGCCTTCGTCTCTGGCGATCCCATCGCCATCATCAACGCCGTCCTGCAGATCTCGGCCACCTCGGCGCAGATCACCGCCGACCTCGGCAGGGGCTTCCTGGAGAAGCTCGGCATCCTCAAACCGGCCGACACCGGCATCACCAACGGTGCCATTCCGCGCGTCTACGGCCGGCAGGCTTCCGAGTACGTCATCAAACGGGCGATGAGCCAGATGGGCGTGCCGTACTCGTGGGGTGGCGGTAACGCCGCCGGGCCCAGCCGCGGCATCGACTCCGGGGCCGGAACCACCGGCTTCGACTGCTCCGGGCTGGTGCTCTACGCCTTCGCCGGAGTCGGCATCAAGCTGCCGCATTACTCGGGCTCGCAGTACAACATGGGCCGCAAGATCCCGTCATCGCAGATGCGGCGGGGCGATGTCATCTTCTACGGCCCGGGCGGCAGTCAGCACGTCACCATCTATCTCGGTGACGGCCAGATGCTCGAGGCTCCCTACACCGGGTCGCAGGTCAAGATCTCGCCGGTGCGCACCAGCGGCATGACGCCCAGTGTTGTCCGGTACATCGAATACTGA
- a CDS encoding Rv1476 family membrane protein gives MSGSTLGPHVLPLLGPLLDTVPAFIPPEVDMAAVKADVARDGVSAPPADEPGLLEVVREAEQDGIDLKIVVIDQNPHIDTPLRDIATEVGEANPGSTVLVLSPSYAGTYSTQFDRVTLEAGEDLAKTGSPVQSSQNFVSQLNTPDFPWTGLTIVLMIAVFLAAVTTRILAVKAKRALPEETVSTSGS, from the coding sequence ATGTCAGGATCAACGCTGGGGCCGCACGTCCTGCCGCTTCTCGGACCACTTCTCGATACCGTGCCGGCGTTCATTCCGCCCGAGGTCGACATGGCGGCGGTGAAGGCGGACGTCGCGCGCGACGGGGTGAGTGCCCCCCCGGCCGACGAGCCAGGTCTCCTCGAGGTCGTCCGGGAGGCCGAGCAGGACGGGATCGACCTCAAGATCGTCGTGATCGATCAGAACCCGCACATCGACACCCCGCTGCGCGATATCGCCACCGAAGTGGGGGAGGCGAACCCGGGTTCGACGGTGCTGGTCCTGAGCCCCTCGTACGCCGGTACGTACAGCACGCAGTTCGACCGGGTGACACTCGAGGCGGGTGAGGACCTTGCCAAAACCGGTAGTCCGGTGCAGTCTTCGCAGAATTTTGTGAGTCAGTTGAATACGCCGGACTTTCCCTGGACCGGACTTACGATCGTGCTGATGATCGCGGTATTTCTGGCGGCGGTCACGACCCGCATCCTTGCGGTAAAGGCCAAGCGGGCATTGCCCGAGGAAACCGTCTCTACCAGCGGTTCTTGA
- a CDS encoding aconitate hydratase — MTSKNSYGARATLEVGDNSYEIYRLDAVPGTEKLPYSLKVLTENLLRTEDGANITKDHIEAIANWDPEADPSIEIQFTPARVIMQDFTGVPCIVDLATMREAVGALGGDPQKVNPLAPADLVIDHSVIADLFGTANAFERNVEIEYERNGERYQFLRWGQGAFHDFKVVPPGTGIVHQVNIEYLASVVMQRDGVAYPDTCVGTDSHTTMENGLGVLGWGVGGIEAEAAMLGQPVSMLIPRVVGFKLSGERRPGVTATDVVLTVTEMLRRHGVVGKFVEFYGEGVSEVPLANRATLGNMSPEFGSTAAIFPIDEVTIDYLRLTGRSEDELALVEAYAKEQGMWHDPSREPKFSEYLELDLSDVVPSIAGPKRPQDRIALDDAKSAFRKDIHNYVTNGEPAPETQLDEAVEESFPASDPATLSFADDGAVPLHSAANGSHGRPTKPVTVKTADRGEFVLDHGAVAIAAITSCTNTSNPEVMIGAALLAKKAVDKGLTSKPWVKTTMAPGSQVVTDYYDRAGLWPYLEKLGFYLVGYGCTTCIGNSGPLSDEISAAINENDLSVTAVLSGNRNFEGRINPDVKMNYLASPPLVIAYALAGTMDFDFDSDPLGQDTDGNPVFLKDIWPAQKEIDETIAASINQDMFRKNYADVFKGDDRWRNLPTPSGDTFEWNPQSTYVRKPPYFEGMPAEPQPVTDISGARVLALLGDSVTTDHISPAGNIKAGTPAAQYLDEHGVEKKDYNSYGSRRGNHEVMIRGTFANIRLKNQLLDDVSGGYTRDFTQDDAPQSFIYDAAQNYAAQGVPLVVLGGKEYGSGSSRDWAAKGTSLLGVRAVITESFERIHRSNLIGMGVIPLQFPAGESSASLKLDGTEVFDISGIEALNSGKTPKTVHVTATKGDGSKVEFDAVVRIDTPGEADYYRNGGILQYVLRNMLKSN; from the coding sequence GTGACCAGCAAGAATTCGTATGGAGCGCGCGCCACGCTCGAGGTCGGAGACAACAGCTACGAGATCTATCGCCTCGATGCGGTACCCGGCACGGAGAAACTTCCCTACAGCCTCAAGGTCCTCACCGAGAACCTGCTGCGCACCGAAGACGGCGCCAACATCACCAAGGACCACATCGAGGCCATCGCCAACTGGGATCCCGAGGCCGACCCGAGCATCGAGATCCAGTTCACCCCGGCGCGGGTGATCATGCAGGACTTCACCGGCGTGCCCTGCATCGTCGACCTGGCCACCATGCGTGAGGCCGTCGGCGCCCTCGGCGGCGATCCCCAGAAGGTCAACCCGCTCGCCCCGGCCGACCTGGTGATCGACCACTCGGTGATCGCCGACCTCTTCGGCACCGCAAACGCCTTCGAACGCAACGTCGAGATCGAATACGAACGCAACGGCGAGCGTTACCAGTTCCTGCGCTGGGGACAGGGCGCCTTCCACGACTTCAAGGTCGTGCCCCCCGGCACCGGCATCGTCCACCAGGTCAACATCGAGTACCTGGCCAGCGTCGTCATGCAGCGTGACGGTGTGGCCTACCCCGACACCTGTGTCGGTACCGACAGCCACACCACGATGGAGAACGGGCTCGGCGTCCTGGGCTGGGGCGTCGGCGGCATCGAGGCCGAGGCGGCCATGCTCGGCCAGCCCGTGTCGATGCTCATCCCCCGGGTCGTCGGCTTCAAGCTCAGCGGCGAGCGGCGTCCCGGCGTCACCGCCACCGACGTCGTCCTCACCGTGACCGAGATGCTGCGCAGGCACGGCGTCGTCGGCAAGTTCGTCGAGTTCTACGGCGAGGGTGTCTCCGAGGTGCCGCTGGCGAACCGCGCAACGCTGGGCAACATGAGCCCCGAATTCGGTTCCACCGCAGCGATCTTCCCCATCGACGAGGTGACGATCGACTACCTGCGCCTGACGGGCCGCAGCGAAGACGAACTGGCGCTGGTCGAGGCCTACGCCAAAGAGCAGGGCATGTGGCACGACCCGAGCCGCGAACCCAAGTTCTCCGAGTACCTCGAATTGGACCTCTCCGACGTCGTACCGTCGATCGCCGGACCGAAGCGCCCGCAGGACCGTATCGCCCTCGACGATGCGAAGTCGGCCTTCCGCAAGGACATTCACAACTACGTCACCAACGGTGAGCCCGCGCCGGAGACCCAGCTCGACGAGGCCGTCGAGGAGTCGTTCCCGGCCAGCGATCCCGCGACGCTCAGCTTCGCCGACGACGGTGCCGTGCCGCTGCACTCGGCCGCCAACGGTTCTCACGGCCGGCCGACCAAGCCGGTGACGGTGAAAACAGCCGACCGCGGTGAATTCGTGCTCGATCACGGCGCCGTGGCGATCGCCGCCATCACCTCGTGCACCAACACCTCCAATCCGGAGGTCATGATCGGCGCCGCACTGCTGGCGAAGAAGGCCGTCGACAAGGGCCTGACGTCCAAGCCGTGGGTGAAGACCACGATGGCGCCGGGTTCGCAGGTGGTCACCGATTACTACGACAGGGCCGGCCTGTGGCCGTACCTGGAGAAGCTGGGTTTCTACCTGGTCGGCTACGGCTGCACCACATGCATCGGCAACAGCGGGCCGCTGTCCGACGAGATCTCGGCTGCGATCAACGAGAACGACCTGTCGGTGACCGCGGTGCTGTCCGGCAACCGCAACTTCGAGGGTCGCATCAACCCCGACGTGAAGATGAACTACCTGGCGTCCCCGCCTCTGGTCATCGCCTACGCGCTCGCCGGCACGATGGACTTCGACTTCGACAGCGATCCGCTCGGCCAGGACACTGACGGCAACCCGGTGTTCCTGAAGGACATCTGGCCGGCGCAGAAGGAAATCGACGAGACCATCGCGGCGTCGATCAACCAGGACATGTTCCGCAAGAACTACGCCGACGTGTTCAAGGGCGACGACCGGTGGCGCAACCTGCCGACCCCGAGCGGCGACACGTTCGAGTGGAACCCGCAGTCGACCTACGTGCGTAAGCCCCCGTACTTCGAGGGCATGCCCGCCGAGCCGCAGCCCGTCACCGACATCAGTGGCGCGCGGGTGCTTGCCCTGCTGGGTGATTCGGTGACCACCGACCACATCTCCCCCGCCGGGAACATCAAGGCCGGCACCCCGGCCGCGCAGTACCTCGATGAGCACGGCGTCGAGAAGAAGGATTACAACTCCTACGGTTCGCGTCGTGGCAACCACGAGGTGATGATCCGCGGAACGTTCGCCAACATCCGGCTCAAGAACCAGCTGCTCGATGATGTCTCCGGCGGCTACACCCGCGATTTCACCCAGGATGACGCTCCGCAGTCGTTCATCTACGACGCCGCGCAAAACTATGCGGCGCAAGGCGTTCCGCTGGTCGTGCTGGGCGGTAAGGAATATGGTTCCGGCTCATCGCGCGACTGGGCAGCCAAGGGCACCTCGCTGCTGGGTGTGCGTGCGGTGATCACCGAGTCCTTCGAGCGCATCCACCGGTCCAACCTGATCGGCATGGGCGTCATCCCGCTGCAGTTCCCGGCCGGTGAGTCCTCGGCATCGCTGAAGCTCGACGGCACCGAGGTGTTCGACATCTCCGGGATCGAGGCGCTGAACTCCGGCAAGACCCCGAAGACGGTGCACGTCACCGCCACCAAGGGTGACGGCTCGAAGGTGGAGTTCGACGCGGTGGTGCGCATCGACACCCCCGGCGAGGCGGACTACTACCGCAACGGCGGCATCCTGCAGTACGTGCTGCGCAACATGTTGAAGTCGAACTAG
- a CDS encoding TetR/AcrR family transcriptional regulator, producing MPRVSEDHLAARRRQILDGARRCFAEFGYDKATVRRLEQSIGLSRGAIFHHFRDKDSLFFELAREDAERMAEVASREGLIQVMRDMLASPEQFDWLATRLEIARKLRHDPAFNQGWAERSAELSSATTDRLRRQKQAGRLRADVPSDVLHVYLDLVLDGLVARLASGEDPKRLSAVLDLVEASVRHGNPNSPEPPKDSASPDSAG from the coding sequence ATGCCCAGAGTCAGCGAGGACCATCTGGCGGCACGCCGCCGCCAGATCCTCGACGGCGCCAGGCGGTGTTTCGCCGAGTTCGGCTACGACAAGGCGACGGTGCGGCGCCTGGAACAGTCCATCGGCTTGTCGCGGGGTGCGATCTTCCATCACTTCCGCGACAAGGACTCGCTGTTCTTCGAGCTCGCCCGCGAGGATGCCGAACGCATGGCCGAGGTGGCCTCGCGTGAAGGCCTGATCCAGGTGATGCGCGACATGCTGGCCAGTCCGGAGCAATTCGACTGGCTGGCAACGCGTCTGGAGATCGCCCGTAAGCTGCGCCACGATCCGGCGTTCAATCAGGGCTGGGCGGAGCGGTCGGCGGAGCTGTCATCGGCGACCACCGACCGACTCCGCCGGCAGAAGCAGGCGGGACGGCTGCGTGCCGACGTCCCCAGCGACGTGCTGCACGTCTACCTGGACCTGGTGTTGGACGGTCTGGTGGCGCGACTGGCCAGCGGCGAGGACCCGAAGCGGCTCAGCGCCGTGCTCGACCTCGTGGAAGCCTCCGTGCGCCACGGGAACCCGAATTCACCCGAGCCGCCGAAAGATTCGGCGAGCCCAGACTCGGCGGGCTGA